In Candidatus Neomarinimicrobiota bacterium, a single window of DNA contains:
- a CDS encoding histidinol-phosphate aminotransferase family protein, producing the protein MTKVLTRRDWLRRSGLMLGGTVLVGPGVMASPTPTARRNRAPIRMMFNENPYGPSRTARMAMTRAFEEGNLYAHFGASLELKEMLAKKEGVSPEQIIIGSGSREILNVTALHYLSDGGEVVANYPGYEQLNRYAENLGAKVHRIRVLDDMSPDFTGLEKAVNQNTKVINICNPNNPTGVATGAPVLEPFCRKMESQSLVFVDEAYNDYVMDKDYRSMVYLVKEGLNVIVTRTFSKIHALAGIRVGYGVAKPEIISRLEPLNTGTINILGLRAAMASLEDDSFQEMSREKNLEAKQTVYEVLEQTGRKYANSEGNFIFFHTGKPIKEFQAMMEEKGIKVGRPFPPFEDWCRLSMAKPNEMRKFAKDFKNVMA; encoded by the coding sequence ATGACAAAAGTATTGACACGTCGAGACTGGCTGAGACGAAGTGGGCTAATGCTGGGAGGCACCGTATTAGTGGGACCCGGCGTAATGGCATCACCTACACCAACCGCAAGGAGAAATCGCGCTCCCATCAGAATGATGTTCAATGAGAATCCGTACGGGCCATCAAGAACAGCCAGAATGGCCATGACCCGGGCATTTGAAGAAGGAAATCTTTATGCTCATTTCGGAGCCTCACTTGAACTAAAAGAAATGCTTGCAAAGAAGGAAGGTGTCTCGCCGGAACAAATTATTATTGGTTCTGGATCAAGGGAAATCCTCAATGTGACTGCGTTGCATTACCTGAGTGATGGTGGAGAAGTTGTGGCAAATTATCCAGGCTATGAACAATTGAACCGCTACGCGGAAAACCTTGGTGCAAAAGTTCACCGGATCCGTGTCTTGGATGACATGTCACCCGATTTCACCGGTTTGGAAAAAGCGGTTAACCAAAATACAAAAGTGATCAACATCTGTAATCCCAACAATCCTACAGGTGTGGCCACAGGCGCTCCCGTATTGGAACCGTTTTGCAGAAAAATGGAATCCCAATCTCTGGTTTTTGTGGATGAAGCTTATAATGACTATGTGATGGATAAAGATTACCGTTCCATGGTTTACCTTGTAAAAGAAGGCTTGAATGTCATTGTCACTAGAACCTTCTCCAAAATCCATGCCCTAGCCGGGATTCGAGTCGGTTACGGTGTTGCCAAACCTGAAATCATCAGTAGACTGGAGCCGCTTAACACAGGTACTATCAATATTTTGGGGCTCCGTGCAGCCATGGCCAGCCTTGAGGATGATTCATTTCAGGAAATGAGCCGCGAGAAAAATCTTGAGGCAAAGCAAACCGTTTACGAAGTCCTTGAACAGACCGGACGAAAGTATGCCAATTCTGAAGGCAACTTCATCTTCTTTCACACCGGAAAGCCCATTAAGGAATTTCAGGCTATGATGGAAGAAAAGGGGATCAAGGTAGGGCGTCCCTTTCCGCCATTTGAAGATTGGTGCCGTCTCAGCATGGCGAAACCAAACGAAATGCGGAAATTTGCCAAGGACTTCAAGAATGTGATGGCGTAA
- a CDS encoding cytochrome c, giving the protein MAIAPANTLLMAIQESGGKMRTVKDGVYSIEQAKRGLQVYRKSCLKCHHPKQFTGPAYMDSWAGASIHDFLKVIRRTMPTENPGSLKPGQYTAIIAFLLKINSFPPGDKKMSSKSADLKQIRIEGPFKWTKPTKKSDNEG; this is encoded by the coding sequence TTGGCCATAGCACCTGCCAATACTTTATTGATGGCAATTCAAGAAAGTGGGGGAAAAATGAGGACTGTAAAAGATGGGGTTTACTCGATTGAACAAGCAAAACGCGGTTTACAAGTCTACAGAAAATCTTGCTTAAAGTGCCACCATCCCAAGCAGTTCACTGGTCCGGCATATATGGATAGTTGGGCGGGTGCGAGTATTCATGATTTTTTGAAGGTTATTCGCAGAACTATGCCGACAGAAAACCCAGGCAGTTTGAAGCCTGGTCAATATACGGCCATCATTGCATTCCTACTAAAAATAAACTCATTCCCGCCAGGTGATAAAAAGATGAGTAGCAAATCTGCTGATCTTAAACAGATCCGGATTGAAGGACCTTTCAAATGGACAAAACCAACTAAAAAATCCGATAATGAAGGATAA
- a CDS encoding pyrroloquinoline quinone-dependent dehydrogenase yields the protein MVQKKDLKIRLMFWSLSFIMLIVTPVSAQHGAPNGDWPYWGGDAGSTRYSALDQINKNNVQKLEIAWRWYSANYGPIPEFYFRATPLEVGGVIYTVAGERRAAIAIDAGTGETLWMWRMKNNPRWEKSPRRFSGRGLAYAEVDGKGRIIVVTPGYYMVLLDAVTGQPVTEFGNSGIIDLQEGLGFEVDPVHGIDPKYGLITHGSPPIVVNGIIVVGNAHGRGYYPKQKENIPGHIRGYDVRTGKQLWIFHVIPKPGEYGHDTWEGDSWTYTGNISSWAPLSADPELNIVYIPTDCPTGDYYGGHRHGDNLYGTALVALNVKTGKRIWHQQFVKHDIWNYDTPTAPNLLDIRVKRKKIKAIVQATKQGWAYVFDRRTGKPVWPMEERNVPASDVPGEKTSPTQIYPTWPLPFELQEITVDELIDFTPELRAQAVELASKFRMGPIFTPPSLAEDPEDGTQGTFVMPGANGGANIPGGAVVDPETGIFYVASEKRHSVIRLVNDPEKSSMNYISLGPGGIRGPQGLQLLKPPYSRIVAIDMNTGKHLWNIPNGNTPQSLSEHPALEGVDLPQTGNMAHAGLVITKTLLFSGEGRGGDPWFRAYDKKTGEVVAEIELPAQTNHPPMTYMHNGKQYIVMPVAAPGHPAELVALALPDEDEEELE from the coding sequence ATGGTACAAAAAAAAGACCTAAAAATAAGATTGATGTTTTGGTCGCTCAGTTTCATCATGCTGATTGTTACTCCAGTCTCAGCTCAGCATGGTGCTCCTAACGGCGACTGGCCTTACTGGGGTGGAGATGCAGGAAGCACCCGCTACTCTGCACTGGATCAAATCAACAAAAATAACGTACAGAAACTTGAAATCGCCTGGCGTTGGTATTCCGCCAATTACGGTCCCATTCCAGAATTCTATTTTCGTGCTACACCGCTTGAAGTGGGGGGTGTGATTTACACAGTTGCCGGGGAGCGGCGCGCCGCCATTGCCATCGACGCCGGTACGGGAGAAACACTCTGGATGTGGCGAATGAAGAATAACCCCCGATGGGAGAAATCTCCCAGGCGATTCTCCGGCCGTGGACTGGCATATGCGGAAGTTGACGGAAAAGGCAGAATAATCGTCGTCACCCCAGGGTACTACATGGTTCTTCTTGATGCCGTCACGGGCCAGCCAGTAACTGAATTTGGAAACAGTGGTATCATCGATCTTCAAGAGGGCCTTGGATTCGAGGTCGATCCGGTCCACGGGATCGATCCAAAATACGGACTCATTACTCACGGCTCGCCGCCCATCGTGGTCAACGGCATCATCGTTGTGGGAAACGCCCACGGACGAGGCTATTACCCCAAACAGAAGGAAAACATTCCAGGACACATTCGCGGTTATGATGTCCGGACCGGGAAGCAGCTGTGGATATTTCACGTTATCCCGAAGCCGGGCGAATATGGACATGACACGTGGGAAGGTGACTCTTGGACCTACACCGGCAATATCTCATCTTGGGCACCTCTGAGTGCGGACCCGGAGCTGAACATTGTCTACATCCCCACTGACTGCCCTACGGGAGACTACTATGGCGGTCATCGCCACGGCGACAACCTCTACGGCACCGCTCTTGTAGCACTTAATGTGAAAACAGGGAAAAGAATCTGGCACCAGCAGTTCGTTAAACACGATATCTGGAACTACGATACGCCGACGGCGCCAAACCTTCTGGACATCAGGGTGAAACGGAAAAAGATTAAGGCAATTGTTCAGGCGACAAAACAGGGGTGGGCTTATGTTTTTGACCGGAGGACGGGTAAACCTGTTTGGCCCATGGAAGAGAGGAATGTGCCGGCGTCCGATGTCCCCGGTGAAAAGACCTCTCCCACCCAGATATATCCCACCTGGCCGCTGCCCTTCGAGCTACAGGAGATTACTGTTGATGAGTTGATTGATTTCACGCCGGAGCTCCGGGCCCAGGCGGTGGAGCTCGCCTCCAAGTTCCGTATGGGTCCCATCTTTACACCCCCCTCGCTAGCGGAGGATCCAGAAGACGGCACACAGGGTACCTTTGTCATGCCGGGGGCCAACGGTGGCGCCAATATTCCCGGCGGGGCAGTGGTCGATCCTGAGACTGGAATCTTCTATGTTGCATCAGAAAAGAGACACAGTGTTATCCGTCTGGTGAATGACCCAGAAAAGTCCAGCATGAACTATATATCTCTTGGTCCCGGCGGTATCCGGGGCCCCCAAGGCCTTCAGCTGCTGAAACCACCCTACAGCAGGATAGTTGCCATTGATATGAACACGGGCAAACATCTGTGGAACATTCCCAACGGGAATACTCCCCAGTCATTAAGTGAGCATCCGGCGCTAGAAGGGGTTGACCTCCCTCAAACCGGTAATATGGCACACGCGGGCCTCGTCATCACTAAAACGCTCCTTTTCTCCGGTGAAGGTCGTGGCGGTGATCCGTGGTTTCGGGCATACGACAAGAAAACAGGTGAGGTAGTGGCCGAGATCGAACTCCCGGCACAAACTAATCACCCTCCCATGACCTATATGCACAACGGCAAACAATATATTGTCATGCCCGTGGCTGCACCCGGACATCCAGCAGAACTGGTGGCACTGGCCCTTCCCGATGAGGATGAGGAAGAGTTGGAATGA
- a CDS encoding glycoside hydrolase family 2 protein — MKKATIDVRLTSLMKHLPLILLVAALSFQLGCNNAENLPTEITLTEGWLFRESNSSDWFPATVPGTVHTDLLNNNLINDPFLGNNEEDLQWIEDKNWEYKTIFFVDRELMGNDVIELEFDGLDTYADVYLNEQPILKADNMFRAWRVACKKILREGENELRIHFHSPVRVGQRKLETSPYLIPTSNEPKPVGYQTSVHTRKAQYHYGWDWGPRLVTSGIWRPIVLSGWSSVKIRSVFYQLNKLTEANAHYSAHLEIEAAKEMQIDAHIALNSKIAGEVTKQTKLNKGMNFLSVDFIIDNPKLWWPNGLGEQNLYQITTEVLSKGEILDSKEERIGVKTLELIREPDDVGTSFYFRINGEPVFMKGANYIPPDFFNPRATKSYEDLISAAKHAHMNMLRVWGGGVYENDDFYRLCDENGILIWQDFMFACCMVPGNKDHLENIRLEAEHNIKRLRNHPSVALWCGNNENLTGWREWGWKKQYNHSDNDSVAIWETYEELFYNILPTAVETFDPGKPYWPSSPSGKKNELQNRSSGDQHEWGVWFGQMPLSHYESNAGRFISEYGLQALPSLETVKQFDPQHWNNGLSSPVLTARQRSKMPWIEPGFDGYDMIEHYISLEYKPAKDFESFIYLSQLAQADALKRAAEAHRRNKPTTMGSLYWQLADCWPTVSWSTIDFFGRRKAGYFAIERAYREVIISASDHGDSIEVSVISERLNNFQGEAIIRLRNTEKGIYLADSIQVVTDNDQPKIIAMYDKIDLLSEVTAEGAILQMILLEKGAVIHQNYHLFVKSKSLILTEPKIEIQTTFQNELIHLQLQSDVFVKSVELSSIDIEGFFSDNFFNLFPGEPVKVQFQPKKSGGKKPPHFQIRSLFDTLDK; from the coding sequence TTGAAGAAAGCTACTATTGATGTTAGACTCACCAGTTTAATGAAACACCTTCCCCTAATTTTATTAGTCGCCGCATTATCTTTTCAACTCGGATGCAATAACGCTGAGAACTTGCCAACAGAGATCACGCTTACGGAAGGCTGGTTGTTCAGAGAGTCGAATTCTTCAGATTGGTTTCCGGCAACAGTCCCTGGCACTGTTCATACTGATCTTCTTAATAATAATCTTATAAATGATCCATTCCTCGGCAACAACGAGGAGGATTTACAATGGATTGAGGATAAAAATTGGGAATATAAGACAATTTTTTTCGTTGACCGGGAGCTTATGGGAAATGATGTCATAGAGCTTGAATTCGACGGTCTCGACACTTATGCCGATGTTTATCTCAATGAACAACCCATTCTGAAAGCAGATAACATGTTCCGAGCATGGCGAGTTGCTTGTAAGAAAATCTTGCGTGAAGGGGAAAATGAATTACGTATTCACTTTCATTCCCCTGTTAGAGTTGGCCAAAGAAAACTTGAAACCTCCCCTTATCTCATCCCAACTTCTAATGAGCCTAAACCCGTTGGATATCAAACCAGTGTCCACACACGAAAGGCACAGTATCACTACGGTTGGGATTGGGGACCTCGACTAGTGACGTCGGGAATCTGGCGTCCAATTGTATTAAGTGGATGGAGCAGTGTAAAAATAAGAAGTGTCTTCTATCAACTCAACAAACTTACTGAAGCAAATGCTCATTACTCAGCCCATCTAGAAATTGAGGCAGCTAAGGAGATGCAAATTGACGCACATATTGCCCTCAACTCTAAAATAGCAGGAGAGGTAACTAAGCAAACTAAATTAAATAAAGGAATGAATTTCCTGTCAGTAGACTTCATTATAGATAATCCCAAACTGTGGTGGCCAAACGGCCTTGGCGAACAAAACCTGTATCAAATCACCACCGAAGTCCTGTCAAAAGGTGAAATCCTTGATTCAAAAGAGGAAAGGATAGGTGTCAAGACGTTGGAGCTCATTAGAGAGCCAGATGACGTTGGAACCAGTTTTTACTTTCGTATTAATGGTGAACCGGTCTTCATGAAAGGCGCCAACTACATTCCGCCAGATTTCTTCAATCCAAGAGCCACCAAAAGTTATGAAGATTTAATCAGCGCGGCCAAGCATGCACACATGAATATGCTCCGTGTCTGGGGAGGCGGTGTGTATGAGAATGATGATTTTTACCGGCTGTGTGATGAGAATGGTATTTTGATCTGGCAAGACTTCATGTTCGCCTGCTGCATGGTCCCTGGAAATAAAGATCATCTTGAAAACATCCGCCTCGAGGCAGAACATAATATAAAACGACTGCGAAATCACCCATCGGTGGCCTTATGGTGTGGAAATAATGAAAACCTTACGGGCTGGAGAGAATGGGGCTGGAAAAAACAATACAATCACTCCGACAATGATTCTGTTGCTATCTGGGAAACCTATGAAGAACTGTTCTACAATATTCTCCCGACTGCTGTTGAAACTTTTGATCCTGGTAAACCATACTGGCCTTCATCTCCCTCCGGTAAAAAAAATGAGCTCCAAAACCGGTCATCTGGTGATCAGCACGAGTGGGGTGTCTGGTTTGGTCAAATGCCGTTGTCACACTATGAATCAAATGCAGGTCGTTTCATCAGCGAATACGGCTTGCAGGCTCTACCCTCCTTGGAAACCGTAAAACAATTCGATCCACAGCACTGGAATAATGGGCTTTCCTCTCCAGTCCTCACCGCCCGGCAACGTTCCAAGATGCCGTGGATTGAACCAGGCTTTGATGGTTATGATATGATCGAACACTACATTTCCCTTGAGTATAAACCTGCAAAAGATTTTGAATCCTTCATCTATCTAAGTCAGCTTGCTCAGGCCGATGCGCTAAAACGTGCCGCAGAGGCCCATCGGCGGAACAAACCAACCACCATGGGTTCTCTTTACTGGCAGTTGGCTGATTGCTGGCCAACTGTTTCATGGTCTACTATCGATTTTTTCGGCAGACGTAAAGCTGGATACTTTGCTATTGAAAGAGCCTATAGGGAAGTCATTATATCTGCCTCCGATCATGGTGATTCAATTGAGGTCTCTGTTATATCGGAAAGACTTAACAATTTTCAGGGTGAAGCAATCATTCGGTTACGAAACACAGAGAAAGGAATCTATTTAGCAGATTCCATACAGGTAGTAACCGATAATGACCAACCGAAGATAATCGCCATGTATGACAAAATAGACCTCCTATCTGAGGTAACTGCTGAGGGTGCCATACTTCAAATGATTCTGTTAGAAAAGGGAGCAGTCATTCATCAGAACTATCATTTGTTTGTGAAATCTAAATCTTTAATACTAACTGAACCCAAAATTGAGATTCAAACAACCTTTCAAAATGAATTGATCCATCTCCAACTTCAATCGGATGTCTTTGTAAAAAGTGTGGAATTGTCCAGTATAGATATTGAAGGCTTTTTCTCAGATAACTTTTTTAATCTGTTTCCCGGTGAACCGGTCAAGGTTCAGTTTCAACCGAAAAAATCTGGGGGGAAGAAGCCCCCTCATTTTCAAATTCGAAGCTTATTTGATACCCTTGATAAATAA
- a CDS encoding glycoside hydrolase family 92 protein, with amino-acid sequence MVQLSPDTRQNGWDNCSGYHSSNPTILGFSHTHLSGTGAIDYGDILVVPMSGKLLSEPGEETKPETGYRSSFSHSSEKAKPGYYRVTLEDDMIEAEMTVTERVGFHRYTFTKEGLSHILIDLKHGLGDRTTESWVKITNDREIVGMRRSKGWAKDQVIFFVAQFSNSFEATGILKDGNVLQDGNESAGLNLKTFASFILPAKSQLLMKVAISAVDIEGARQNLEKELPGWDFDKARRSANTRWEEMLSVISVKGGTDSEKTNFYTALYHSLIAPNIFNDVDGRYRGADLDIHQLPPSRSMYTVFSLWDTFRAAHPLFVLLYPDIATELVRTLLVKYEEGDLLPVWELAGNETGTMIGYHSIPVIVDAYAKGLTNFDVEAAFNAMKASAEANHLGLEFYKKKGYIPIDRENEGVSKTLEYAYDDWCIAKMAENLDKLRDRENYMRRAMNYRQVFDSETKFMRGKKGGRWEPSFDPFAVTSSYTEANAWQYTYFVPHDISGMMEMMGGEKEFIDRLDDLFSAPTDLSGRHQPDITGLIGQYAHGNEPSHNFAYLYNYAGKPWKTQNITRQIMDNLYHTGRDGLPGNEDCGQMSAWYVFSALGFYPVTPGEDIYVLGTPIFDEATIHMQNGNSFTIRAQEASSENRYIQKASLGGTALHQSYLSHSTITAGGTLDLKMGDRPNQNWATDRSQRPVSAMNLDIVANPVFDYKERGFLDTMTVSISTPTPGVAIHYTIDGSKPSVTSPIYKTPIRLNKTTQVQALAVKPEYLPSYIENVTFTQIPYKVSVAYKQQYSPLYTAGGNNGLFDGVRGALNAWGSWQGFHAVDFDIVIDLGKLRNVNQIRTTFLQSYPSWIWLPKSVVFSVSTDGSNFTSLERRNHNVSVKRDGSFTKDFIQSIGGKDIRYVKIYAENVKTCPDWHPGAGGKAWIFVDEVVIE; translated from the coding sequence ATGGTTCAGCTCAGCCCTGATACCCGCCAGAACGGATGGGACAACTGTTCCGGATACCACAGTTCGAATCCTACAATTCTTGGCTTTAGTCATACCCATCTCTCAGGAACGGGCGCAATCGATTATGGTGACATTTTGGTGGTCCCCATGTCCGGAAAACTTCTTTCGGAACCAGGAGAAGAAACAAAGCCTGAGACTGGTTACAGATCAAGCTTTTCACATTCTTCTGAGAAGGCAAAGCCTGGCTACTACCGTGTCACCCTTGAAGATGATATGATCGAAGCTGAAATGACAGTGACGGAGCGGGTCGGCTTTCACAGGTACACATTTACAAAAGAAGGTCTTTCTCATATTCTCATCGATCTTAAGCACGGTCTTGGTGATCGCACTACCGAATCGTGGGTAAAGATCACAAATGATCGTGAAATTGTGGGTATGCGCAGATCTAAAGGTTGGGCAAAGGATCAGGTCATCTTCTTTGTGGCCCAATTTTCCAATTCTTTTGAAGCAACGGGAATATTAAAAGATGGAAATGTGCTGCAAGATGGGAATGAAAGTGCAGGTCTCAATTTGAAAACATTTGCTTCCTTTATTCTTCCGGCGAAGTCACAATTATTAATGAAAGTGGCCATCTCAGCTGTCGACATTGAAGGCGCAAGACAAAATCTTGAAAAAGAACTGCCGGGTTGGGATTTTGATAAAGCAAGACGATCAGCCAACACGCGGTGGGAAGAAATGTTATCTGTTATTTCCGTTAAGGGCGGTACTGATAGTGAAAAGACTAATTTCTATACCGCCCTCTACCACAGCCTCATTGCTCCAAACATATTCAATGATGTAGATGGAAGATATCGCGGTGCAGATTTGGACATTCATCAACTCCCTCCCAGCAGGTCAATGTATACCGTGTTTTCACTGTGGGATACGTTTCGCGCTGCTCATCCCCTGTTTGTTCTCTTATATCCGGATATTGCTACTGAACTGGTCAGAACACTTCTTGTAAAGTATGAAGAGGGTGACCTCCTCCCTGTCTGGGAACTGGCCGGCAACGAAACAGGAACCATGATCGGTTATCATTCAATTCCGGTCATCGTCGATGCGTACGCTAAAGGTTTGACCAATTTTGATGTGGAAGCCGCTTTTAACGCAATGAAGGCAAGTGCTGAGGCCAATCACTTGGGGCTTGAATTCTATAAGAAGAAAGGGTACATACCCATCGATCGTGAGAATGAGGGTGTGTCCAAAACACTGGAATACGCCTATGACGACTGGTGTATTGCCAAGATGGCGGAAAATCTTGACAAACTGCGTGACCGTGAAAATTATATGCGAAGGGCAATGAACTATCGTCAGGTGTTTGATAGTGAAACAAAGTTCATGCGTGGAAAAAAGGGAGGCCGGTGGGAGCCGTCCTTCGATCCTTTTGCGGTAACATCTTCATACACGGAAGCCAATGCGTGGCAGTATACATATTTTGTTCCACACGATATCTCCGGAATGATGGAAATGATGGGTGGCGAAAAAGAATTCATTGATCGATTGGATGACTTGTTCTCAGCTCCAACAGATCTCTCTGGAAGACACCAACCGGATATTACCGGACTCATAGGACAATACGCTCATGGAAACGAACCTAGTCACAATTTTGCTTATCTTTATAACTATGCTGGCAAACCTTGGAAAACTCAAAACATAACCCGTCAGATTATGGATAACCTCTACCACACTGGAAGAGATGGGCTGCCAGGAAATGAGGATTGTGGCCAAATGTCGGCGTGGTATGTTTTCAGTGCCCTTGGATTCTATCCTGTCACGCCGGGAGAAGATATTTATGTTTTAGGTACACCAATTTTCGATGAAGCAACCATCCATATGCAAAATGGCAATTCGTTCACAATTCGAGCACAGGAAGCTTCATCAGAGAACCGATATATTCAAAAAGCTTCCTTGGGTGGCACTGCCTTGCATCAGTCATACCTGTCACACAGTACTATTACAGCCGGGGGCACCCTGGATCTGAAAATGGGTGATAGACCTAATCAAAATTGGGCCACTGATCGTTCTCAGCGACCCGTGTCAGCAATGAATCTGGACATTGTTGCGAATCCCGTTTTTGACTATAAAGAACGGGGATTTCTTGACACAATGACAGTCTCCATTTCAACGCCTACCCCTGGAGTAGCCATCCACTATACCATCGATGGTTCAAAACCCTCTGTAACATCGCCTATTTACAAAACTCCTATCCGACTCAACAAAACAACACAAGTCCAGGCCCTAGCAGTCAAACCTGAATATTTGCCAAGCTATATTGAAAACGTCACTTTTACACAGATACCTTACAAAGTCTCCGTTGCCTACAAACAACAATACAGCCCTCTTTATACAGCGGGTGGGAATAATGGTCTGTTTGATGGTGTTCGTGGGGCACTTAATGCTTGGGGCTCATGGCAAGGATTTCATGCGGTTGATTTCGATATTGTGATTGATCTAGGAAAATTGAGAAATGTGAATCAAATCAGAACAACATTCCTTCAGAGTTATCCATCATGGATTTGGCTCCCCAAATCGGTCGTCTTCTCTGTGTCAACTGATGGTTCGAACTTCACTTCTCTAGAACGCCGAAATCACAACGTTTCAGTGAAAAGAGATGGATCGTTCACAAAAGATTTTATCCAGTCAATAGGGGGTAAAGATATCCGCTATGTCAAAATTTATGCTGAAAATGTGAAAACTTGTCCTGACTGGCATCCAGGTGCTGGTGGAAAAGCTTGGATATTCGTGGATGAAGTTGTCATTGAATAA
- a CDS encoding sodium:solute symporter, translating into MITFQFLDWLWIVLFVALMIFFGVYFYRMGKRSQSDFFLAGRGLPWWLPASSVYATHTATDTPIWVAGVVYKYGFAGLWYAFFSAWCAISAFVSTRIFRRSLAYSQAEWQGLRFGGLGAELLRGWLAGWQVFMNMFILGWVGIAMGKLCQMIFGWEIWIGLFVFTTLGAIYVLSSGYWGVVMADFQQGVIAFLIIVIVSIWGVVAAGGPDEIISKLGSYNSSVEWEVPNDWKDQQAIIRVSDVETGKPIAQNSESFAIASRISQDAQSRLESRATTLIKSKETNTGEILFPTNINELQAGEKYTIVWAVDDSYKRLNVDASVNGGASWSRVASHHFNGQSWRLNFFSFTGMFEGQFPVAWFITMMIIALIGGFGMGTSIDWYPEAQRIQSAKTVKDASYAIWAGSALVLIRNSIWAAAIIGFFVLYPGIAKSGDYEMAWYRIGFEYLPVGLVGFLFAGVLAIHLSTVSTHLNLGALYATRDFYHHYVNPKATEAILVKVGRISTFVILLGSFVFGIIIGEEITAWLIFALWIMAAGVWLPNILQVIWWRFNSWGYLSAWMANLGLSWLVVWILPRFGVIPALPDYLQFWILIVLNAIIYLPVTFMSEPEDMDHLVAYYVMSRPIGFWGPIRKEAERQGLISST; encoded by the coding sequence ATGATCACTTTCCAGTTCCTCGATTGGCTCTGGATCGTGCTCTTTGTGGCGCTGATGATCTTTTTTGGTGTTTATTTCTATCGGATGGGAAAACGATCACAATCCGATTTTTTTCTGGCGGGTAGGGGATTGCCATGGTGGCTACCTGCCTCTTCCGTGTATGCCACTCACACAGCTACGGATACCCCGATTTGGGTGGCAGGTGTCGTTTACAAATATGGTTTTGCAGGGCTTTGGTACGCCTTTTTCTCCGCATGGTGTGCCATTAGCGCTTTTGTTTCTACCAGAATATTCAGGCGATCTCTCGCTTACAGTCAGGCTGAGTGGCAAGGTCTCCGATTTGGTGGCCTTGGCGCTGAGCTACTACGCGGATGGCTTGCCGGATGGCAGGTGTTTATGAATATGTTCATCCTTGGATGGGTAGGTATCGCCATGGGAAAACTGTGTCAAATGATTTTTGGTTGGGAGATTTGGATAGGCCTCTTCGTTTTCACAACACTAGGGGCAATATACGTTCTGTCATCGGGTTATTGGGGCGTGGTCATGGCCGATTTTCAGCAAGGTGTTATTGCTTTTCTCATTATTGTGATCGTATCGATTTGGGGAGTGGTAGCTGCTGGTGGTCCCGATGAAATTATTTCAAAACTTGGATCTTACAACAGTAGCGTTGAATGGGAAGTTCCAAATGACTGGAAAGATCAGCAGGCAATAATCCGTGTTTCCGATGTTGAAACTGGTAAACCTATTGCTCAAAATAGTGAATCATTTGCTATCGCAAGTCGGATTTCTCAAGATGCACAGTCTCGCCTAGAATCACGCGCCACAACCTTAATTAAATCCAAAGAAACAAACACCGGTGAAATCCTTTTTCCAACGAATATTAATGAACTACAGGCGGGAGAAAAATATACCATTGTTTGGGCCGTTGACGATTCTTACAAGCGTCTGAACGTAGATGCCAGTGTGAATGGCGGTGCATCGTGGTCTCGTGTAGCCTCTCATCATTTTAATGGCCAGTCCTGGCGGTTAAACTTTTTCAGCTTCACAGGTATGTTCGAAGGACAATTTCCGGTAGCTTGGTTCATCACCATGATGATCATCGCCCTTATCGGCGGTTTTGGCATGGGAACCTCCATCGATTGGTATCCTGAAGCACAACGTATACAATCGGCAAAAACGGTAAAGGATGCTTCTTACGCCATTTGGGCAGGTTCCGCCCTTGTCCTGATCCGAAATTCCATTTGGGCAGCGGCTATCATTGGGTTCTTTGTCTTATATCCTGGCATCGCAAAGAGCGGTGACTATGAGATGGCATGGTACAGGATTGGATTTGAGTATTTGCCGGTGGGACTCGTCGGTTTCCTTTTTGCTGGAGTTCTTGCTATTCACCTTTCCACTGTTTCTACACACCTTAACCTGGGAGCCTTGTATGCCACCCGTGATTTTTATCACCATTATGTAAATCCAAAAGCCACCGAGGCAATACTGGTAAAAGTAGGCAGAATTTCCACGTTTGTAATTCTCCTCGGTTCTTTCGTTTTCGGTATCATTATAGGTGAAGAGATTACCGCCTGGCTCATTTTCGCCCTATGGATCATGGCGGCAGGTGTCTGGCTTCCGAATATCCTCCAGGTGATCTGGTGGCGATTCAATTCCTGGGGTTACCTCTCAGCATGGATGGCCAATCTCGGCCTCAGCTGGCTTGTTGTCTGGATCCTCCCCCGATTCGGTGTGATCCCTGCTTTGCCCGATTATCTCCAGTTCTGGATATTAATTGTGCTCAATGCAATAATTTACCTGCCAGTTACCTTTATGAGTGAACCCGAAGATATGGATCACCTAGTCGCCTATTACGTCATGTCTCGTCCTATCGGTTTCTGGGGTCCCATTAGAAAAGAAGCTGAACGCCAGGGACTGATTTCTTCAACCTGA